A genomic window from Sorex araneus isolate mSorAra2 chromosome 2, mSorAra2.pri, whole genome shotgun sequence includes:
- the C2H3orf33 gene encoding protein C3orf33 homolog isoform X1 has product MAARRGRDEPNAVARLSQWADDHLRLVRGVAAVLGLAGLLLLGRSLRLTSQFTRASDIPVEFLRKQVKLRGRVRRVSATGLEIEHIPVLRPPLARWRRGEPAGALQVRLAGVELTAAGHAWLREELRPAQALWFQPLGTQGPALLCFLLVRKGRLFSVNLNEEALRRGLGKAVPVDGLSHEDKAYWTVHRRLLRAELAAVRRGAGLWAEPEARGGRLQRFRGSWQQAWGRGVAWAQRLRQLLRRD; this is encoded by the exons atggcggcgcggcgcgggcgggaCGAGCCCAACGCGGTGGCGCGGCTGTCGCAGTGGGCCGACGACCACCTGCGCCTCGTGCGG GGCGTCGCCGCCGTCCTGGGCCTGgctgggctgctgctgctgggccgAAGCCTGCGGCTG ACGTCCCAGTTCACCCGCGCCTCGGACATCCCCGTGGAGTTCCTCAGGAAGCAGGTGAAGCTCCGCGGGCGCGTGCGGCGCGTGTCGGCCACGGGGCTGGAGATCGAGCACATCCCCGTGCTCCGGCCGCCCCTGGCGCGCTGGCGGAGAG GGGAGCCGGCCGGGGCCCTGCAGGTGCGGTTGGCTGGGGTGGAGCTCACGGCGGCCGGGCACGCGTGGCTGCGGGAGGAGCTGCGGCCGGCACAGGCGCTGTGGTTCCAGCCGCTGGGAACGCAGGGGCCGGCGCTCCTGTGCTTCCTGCTGGTGAGGAAG GGGAGGCTCTTCAGCGTGAACCTGAACGAGGAGGCCCTGCGGCGCGGGCTGGGCAAGGCGGTGCCGGTGGACGGGCTGAGCCACGAGGACAAGGCCTACTGGACCGTGCACCGGCGCCTGCTGCGGGCCGAGCTGGCCGCCGTGCGCAGGGGCGCGGGGCTGTGGGCCGAGCCGGAGGCCCGGGGCGGCCGCCTGCAGCGCTTCCGCGGCTCCTGGCAGCAGGCATGGGGCCGGGGCGTGGCCTGGGCGCAGAGGCTCCGGCAGCTGCTCCGGAGAGACTGA
- the C2H3orf33 gene encoding protein C3orf33 homolog isoform X2, which translates to MAARRGRDEPNAVARLSQWADDHLRLVRTSQFTRASDIPVEFLRKQVKLRGRVRRVSATGLEIEHIPVLRPPLARWRRGEPAGALQVRLAGVELTAAGHAWLREELRPAQALWFQPLGTQGPALLCFLLVRKGRLFSVNLNEEALRRGLGKAVPVDGLSHEDKAYWTVHRRLLRAELAAVRRGAGLWAEPEARGGRLQRFRGSWQQAWGRGVAWAQRLRQLLRRD; encoded by the exons atggcggcgcggcgcgggcgggaCGAGCCCAACGCGGTGGCGCGGCTGTCGCAGTGGGCCGACGACCACCTGCGCCTCGTGCGG ACGTCCCAGTTCACCCGCGCCTCGGACATCCCCGTGGAGTTCCTCAGGAAGCAGGTGAAGCTCCGCGGGCGCGTGCGGCGCGTGTCGGCCACGGGGCTGGAGATCGAGCACATCCCCGTGCTCCGGCCGCCCCTGGCGCGCTGGCGGAGAG GGGAGCCGGCCGGGGCCCTGCAGGTGCGGTTGGCTGGGGTGGAGCTCACGGCGGCCGGGCACGCGTGGCTGCGGGAGGAGCTGCGGCCGGCACAGGCGCTGTGGTTCCAGCCGCTGGGAACGCAGGGGCCGGCGCTCCTGTGCTTCCTGCTGGTGAGGAAG GGGAGGCTCTTCAGCGTGAACCTGAACGAGGAGGCCCTGCGGCGCGGGCTGGGCAAGGCGGTGCCGGTGGACGGGCTGAGCCACGAGGACAAGGCCTACTGGACCGTGCACCGGCGCCTGCTGCGGGCCGAGCTGGCCGCCGTGCGCAGGGGCGCGGGGCTGTGGGCCGAGCCGGAGGCCCGGGGCGGCCGCCTGCAGCGCTTCCGCGGCTCCTGGCAGCAGGCATGGGGCCGGGGCGTGGCCTGGGCGCAGAGGCTCCGGCAGCTGCTCCGGAGAGACTGA